A single Triticum aestivum cultivar Chinese Spring unplaced genomic scaffold, IWGSC CS RefSeq v2.1 scaffold30325, whole genome shotgun sequence DNA region contains:
- the LOC123172515 gene encoding NDR1/HIN1-like protein 13: MADRVHPAPLLPLSTPPAPPPDNSDAAAENTPLRSTTAAAAPGASYIVHVPKDQVLRVPPPDRARRYRKLAARPARRRMLRRACCGACCALLLLLLLAAAFVGAVYLAFRPRAPSFSVTSLSVAGLLDASPARLDAAVRADNGANRKVGVDYRAGGEVRVSYSGVLLATGRWPAFYQPPRNVTLISMPLTGRDGLALTDDQRARLAEQAAAGAVPLTVEARVPVRVRLGKVLRTWTVDVWARCQVTVDRIDGETTAANQGCTVKAKPLWWWW, encoded by the coding sequence ATGGCGGACCGCGTCCACCCCGCGCCGCTGCTGCCGCTCTCCACCCCACCCGCCCCGCCACCCGACAACAGCGACGCGGCCGCGGAGAACACCCCGCTGCGCTccaccacagcggcggcggcgccgggcgcgtCGTACATCGTGCATGTACCCAAGGACCAGGTGCTCCGGGTCCCGCCCCCGGACCGCGCGCGCAGGTACCGCAAGCTCGCCGCGCGGCCGGCGCGGCGCCGCATGCTCCGCCGCGCCTGCTGCGGCGCGTGCTGCgcgctcctcctcctgctcctcctcgccgccgcgttCGTCGGCGCCGTCTACCTCGCCTTCCGCCCCCGGGCGCCCTCCTTCTCCGTCACGTCCCTCTCCGTCGCCGGCCTCCTCGACGCCTCCCCCGCGCGGCTCGATGCCGCCGTGCGCGCGGACAACGGCGCCAACAGGAAGGTCGGCGTGGACTACCGCGCCGGCGGCGAGGTCAGGGTCTCCTACTCCGGCGTCCTCCTCGCCACGGGCCGCTGGCCGGCCTTCTACCAACCGCCGAGGAACGTGACGCTCATCTCCATGCCGCTCACCGGGAGGGACGGCCTGGCCCTCACGGACGACCAGAGGGCGCGGCTGGCGGAGCAGGCCGCGGCGGGCGCCGTGCCGCTGACGGTGGAGGCGCGGGTGCCGGTGCGGGTGAGGCTCGGGAAGGTGCTGCGGACGTGGACCGTGGACGTGTGGGCGCGGTGCCAGGTCACGGTGGACAGGATCGACGGCGAGACCACGGCCGCCAACCAGGGGTGCACGGTCAAGGCCAAGCCgctctggtggtggtggtga